The window TCCAAAAAAATGGACTTTCTTGTTGTTCTATAACTTCTTTAGGTAATTGTATTACTTGATGCTTTATTTTAAGCGTATCGTACAAAACGACTACCTTTTATTTTTAAAGGCTTTATTGTAGTTTTTATCCAGTAAGACTTCTACATCTTTCATCTTGTAGTAAATTTTACTGCCAATTTGAGAAAATGATACTTTACCTTCATCTCTCCAAGTTTGCGCTGTTCGTTTGCTAATATTCATTAGCTGGATAAACTCTTGATTATCGAGAAAGGTTTCGTGTGATGGTTTTTGATTAGATTCTAAAGTAGAATTTAATTTATCTAATCTTACTACTAATTCGTTGTACTGTTCTTTTGTTAAAATTACTGCTTCCATTTACTTAATTTTTAATGTTACTAATTATTTCTGTAACAAATATTAAGCTCTGGATAGGTACTTATAAGGCTGACCTTATAAGACCTTTTATTGGCTGTATTTTAATGAAGTGGATTGTCTTTTATGTATTGTTTTGCCTTTTTATGATAGTCGTCTGATGTATTTGACCAATCTAATTTTGATTTTAATTCTAAGTTAATTTGATTCGCTATTATATCACATAATCTTTTTAAACTCAATTTTGGAATAATATGCTCTTCTCTTAATGCTTCTATTACACCTCTTACTGTTCCTTTACTTCTGTCGCCTAAATTATAAACACCATCTTTTGTAATCGCTAAATCTTCAAGTATTTTTAGAATATAATCTTGCTTCTCTTGATTTACAAATGTTTTAAAACTATCTGTTTCTTTTTCTAACAATAAAGGATCTGTTTGATTAGGTAATAAAGTAACAGGAAATATTTGAACTGTTTCTTTTATAAATTCGGCTTCAATCGTTAAAAACTCTTTAAATAGATTTGGGTATTTATCTTCTTTATCTTTTAAATCCTTTTTTCTACCTAATAAGTTTCTAAACTTTAGCTCTCTATGTCTTAACTCTTTTAATCTACTTTGTATATATAAAACTTTATTATTTGGTTCTGCATAATCTAAAACACCTTGTAAGCGTGTTATACTTTTCTCAAATATTCTACTATACTTTTCACGATGATTATAAAAATGAATATCTAAAGGCAATGAAGTAGTATACATTTCTTTAAAAAAAGAATCCATTGCTTCATCTAATTCAATTGACAATTCTTTATCTAATACCATATCCTTAGTTAATGATAAAATCATTAAATGTGAAGTCGTGTCTTTTTTGAAGTAGATAGTTTTAGAATCAAAAACTTCATTAAAAGTTAATGAAATATGCCAACTGATATTTTGTAAAATATATGCCTCTTTTAAATTCTTTAAATATTCTTCTTCTTCATTATTAAATAATGCATTTATCTTAAAATCTGATATAAGCGGATTTTTATTTTCATCCCTTAATAGATAAAATATTTGCTTTTCTTCAATAGTGTTATATTTATCTATCTGCTTTTCAAATTCATTTCTTAAATAGTTACGAATCTCTTTTTTACTTTTTACTGAATCAAACACAAAATCTTGTATCTCATCAATTTTAGGTTGAAGTTCATTTTCTGCTTCCTTAATTTTTTGATTTAATAAATCTTCCCAAACAGGATATTTAAAAGGTTGTTGAATAGATTTTCCTTTAACTATATCTTTTAACCAAGATAAAAAAACATCAAGCGTGTAAAACACCATATATTCATTACTGAATAACGTTTTAGGCTCACTTGACAACTTAGTTAATACTTTGCCTATTGTTGATGGATTTAAGCGTCTAAACTCTATTCTGTCGTTAAAAAAAGATGGGTAATTATATACTAACAATTCATCATTAAAACTATCTATATCAAAATCTTTAAAAGCAAACAGTTTAGATAGTATTTCTTTTATTTCTTTAGCATCGTTTAATGATTCTATTAATTCTTCTTCAAGTATTTGAATTTGCTGATTAAGAAACTCTAAAGGCTCATCTATTTTAGAACAATATTCTTGATGATTTTTTACTAATAATTCAACTTCATAAGAAACTACTTTTATAAGCCTATCAGATTGCCAAGTCACCATTTTATAATAGTCCTCTTTTTCTATATTATACTGGTTATCGTACGTAATAAGATATTTACATTCTTTACCAGATAAAAAATCATTATAAGTGAATTTTGGTATTTGCTTTTTTAAATCACTAACTCTTTTATGTATTAAGGAATTAATCTTACCTAAATAAATAGCTTCTTTTAATTCTGCAAATTCATCTACATTTAATAAAAAATGCCTACTTGAAAATTGTGAAAGTAACCAATCTCCCGAACTATGATTTTTCACATAGTAAGGATGTTTATTTTTATCAATTAAGTCTTTAATTCTGTTTTCTTCAGTTATAAGAAACTTAAATTTATCAAAGTGTTCCAGATTCTCAATCTTATTTAAAACGTTAGTTTTAAAATCTTGTTCTGCTGTCTGGACTGCTTCAGAATGAATGGTATCAAATTGAGCTTTTAAAATAGTATTGATTGGTTTGTTAAACATATTCTAATTGATGTATTTATCTACTGCATTATCTAATTCACTACTTATAATTTTTGCATATACTTGTGTTATTCCAATATCGGAATGATCCATTAATTTAGATACGTGTTCTATTCTCATACCATTATTTAATGCTCTGGTAGCAAATGTATGTCTGCTAATATGAAAGGTTAAAGAAAATGGTAACTCTAAAGTTTTACCCATTTTAGTTAAATACATATTACTTAACGCTATTGCTTGTCTTACTACTTTTGCTCTTTGTTCTCTGTCTGTAAAATAATCGTTATCAATATTTGCGAAAGGAAATATTATATCGTCTTGATTTACATTTTCAGTTTTATATTTTTCTAAAATATCTATTGCAACTTGCCCAATTCTAATACTGTGCTGTCTGTTTGTTTTGCGTATTGTCTTTGTTATTTTATGTGTTTTAGCGTTGTAATTATTCCACTTTAATTCTATTATATCGCCAAACCTTAAACCTCCTGAAAAGACAGCAAATAGAAACATATCTTTTATAATTTGTGCTTTTGCTTTATCTGAAACCTCTAATTTAGTAAAAGCTTCTAACTGTTCAACTGTTAAAAATCGTTTTGTGCTTTTTGCTTTCTTGACTTTAAATTTACTAAAAGGAAAATGATTTAACGGTATTAAATCCTCTCTCTGCGCTTCTTTAAACATTAGGTTAAGAATCTTTAAAGAAAAATTTATCGTCGTGTTATTGTTGCCTAAAGTAGTACTACAGTAACCTGCATAGTCTTTTAAAGTGGTTACAGTAATATCATCGAACATTAACTCTTTATGGCCTATAAACTTTTCAAACTTTTTCAAGTAGTTTTTATAGTTGTTATATGTTGATAGTGCTAAAGTGTCTTTTTGTTTTTCGCATCGGTTGTATGCATACTCAAAGAAATTAACTAACGGTTTCCCCTTTATAGCTTCTTTTAGTTTTCTTGCTGATGTGGATTGATTTTTAGTTTCTAAATCTGCTATTTGTCCTTGTGCATCTGCAACCTTTTGAGAGATGTATTTATTTAGTCGTGTAGAGTTACTATGATTTTTTTTAACCTTTTGTTTATCTTCATCCCATTCATTAGGCTCTAATTTTAAGCTTAAAGAAATGAATTTAGTTTTACGGTCTTTTATCACCCTTAAATATAAAGGTGCTTTTCCAGACTTATCTACTTTTGATTTTTTTAAAATTAGTTTTATTGAAGCCATAACTTATTGGTTTAGAATAGGTGCAATAGAGTGCAATCTAATACTAAGGTACAACAATAGGTACAACAAACAATGCTTTTTATTGTATTTTA of the Tenacibaculum todarodis genome contains:
- a CDS encoding helix-turn-helix domain-containing protein encodes the protein MEAVILTKEQYNELVVRLDKLNSTLESNQKPSHETFLDNQEFIQLMNISKRTAQTWRDEGKVSFSQIGSKIYYKMKDVEVLLDKNYNKAFKNKR
- a CDS encoding site-specific integrase, yielding MASIKLILKKSKVDKSGKAPLYLRVIKDRKTKFISLSLKLEPNEWDEDKQKVKKNHSNSTRLNKYISQKVADAQGQIADLETKNQSTSARKLKEAIKGKPLVNFFEYAYNRCEKQKDTLALSTYNNYKNYLKKFEKFIGHKELMFDDITVTTLKDYAGYCSTTLGNNNTTINFSLKILNLMFKEAQREDLIPLNHFPFSKFKVKKAKSTKRFLTVEQLEAFTKLEVSDKAKAQIIKDMFLFAVFSGGLRFGDIIELKWNNYNAKTHKITKTIRKTNRQHSIRIGQVAIDILEKYKTENVNQDDIIFPFANIDNDYFTDREQRAKVVRQAIALSNMYLTKMGKTLELPFSLTFHISRHTFATRALNNGMRIEHVSKLMDHSDIGITQVYAKIISSELDNAVDKYIN